The Terriglobia bacterium genome has a window encoding:
- the flhA gene encoding flagellar biosynthesis protein FlhA: MKSQIAMPIAIIIILIAVLIPLPTIVLDILISANITLSVVILLSAVYLLKPVQFSSFPSILLMTTLLRLSLNIASSRLILLNGSQGMSAAGDVIRAFGQFVVGGNYAVGIIIFLVLIVIQYVVINHGAVRISEVTARFTLDALPGKQLAIDADLNAGIIDQQEARERRAEIGKEAEFYGAMDGAIRFTQRDAMASILITLINIIGGLFIGVFQFGMPVVTALTTFTILTIGDGLVTAIPSLLISIAGGLVTTRSASDVSMGENVSMQLFSNPKPVFFGAGIVGGLGLIPGFPKFSFFFLAGTLGFIAFTLAKAAKERASEPATDAPVKDDAAAEKTTSFLKIDSLAVEIGYGLIGLVDVQQGGDFLNRIRSIRKQIAQDMGVIVPPVNITDNLKLGPRQYAILLKGVEIARGELAADKFLAIDPGNVTDRIDGTPTNEPTFGLPAVWITRENRDRAQLMNYTVVDPATVLATHLTETIRGHAFELLGRQEVKALIDYVAETHPKLIEELVPKTLSIGEIQKVLQNLLREKVSVRDLVTIFETLADYGTQTKDHVTLTEVTRGALNRSITKGLANDSGELPVITLAPHWEERLNKAVIRNDAGTYLAVDANTFEQLVRILTEACQKTMSSQWTLLCSSGLRFHMRKLIERFMPQLSVISPNDIPPNIQIVSLGVAGQ, encoded by the coding sequence ATGAAGTCTCAGATCGCAATGCCGATTGCAATCATCATTATCCTGATCGCGGTGCTCATCCCGCTGCCGACGATCGTTCTCGATATACTGATATCGGCAAATATCACGCTATCTGTAGTCATTCTTTTGTCGGCGGTCTATTTACTCAAGCCCGTTCAGTTTTCTTCGTTCCCTTCGATCCTTCTGATGACGACACTGCTCCGGCTTTCGCTGAATATCGCGTCGTCGCGGCTCATTCTTCTCAACGGCAGCCAGGGAATGTCTGCTGCGGGGGATGTGATCCGGGCTTTCGGACAGTTCGTCGTCGGGGGGAATTATGCAGTAGGCATCATCATTTTCCTGGTTTTGATCGTGATCCAGTATGTCGTGATCAACCATGGAGCGGTCCGTATTTCGGAAGTGACGGCACGGTTTACGCTGGATGCGTTGCCGGGCAAGCAGCTTGCGATCGACGCGGACCTGAATGCGGGGATCATCGACCAGCAGGAAGCGCGGGAAAGACGGGCGGAGATCGGCAAGGAAGCCGAATTCTACGGCGCCATGGATGGCGCCATCCGATTCACGCAGCGTGATGCGATGGCTTCGATTCTCATCACGCTGATCAATATTATCGGCGGTTTGTTCATCGGGGTTTTCCAGTTCGGAATGCCGGTGGTGACGGCCCTGACCACGTTCACGATTCTGACGATCGGTGACGGCCTCGTCACCGCGATTCCTTCGCTCCTGATTTCGATCGCCGGCGGCCTGGTAACAACGCGTTCGGCCTCCGACGTCAGCATGGGCGAAAACGTTTCGATGCAGCTGTTTTCGAATCCGAAGCCGGTTTTCTTCGGAGCCGGCATTGTCGGGGGCCTGGGTTTGATTCCGGGCTTTCCGAAGTTCTCGTTCTTTTTCCTCGCCGGTACCCTGGGCTTCATCGCTTTCACGCTGGCGAAGGCCGCGAAGGAACGCGCGAGCGAGCCGGCCACGGATGCGCCGGTCAAGGATGACGCGGCGGCCGAAAAAACGACATCGTTCCTCAAGATCGACAGTCTTGCGGTCGAGATCGGCTACGGCCTGATCGGCCTGGTCGATGTCCAGCAAGGCGGCGATTTCCTGAACCGGATCCGCTCGATCCGGAAGCAGATTGCGCAGGATATGGGCGTGATCGTGCCGCCCGTCAATATTACAGACAACCTGAAACTCGGTCCGCGCCAGTATGCGATTCTGCTGAAGGGCGTCGAAATCGCCCGCGGCGAGCTGGCCGCAGACAAGTTTCTGGCCATCGATCCAGGCAACGTTACGGACAGGATCGACGGAACACCGACCAACGAGCCGACATTCGGATTGCCGGCGGTGTGGATCACCAGGGAAAACCGCGATCGCGCACAGCTGATGAATTACACGGTGGTCGATCCGGCGACGGTGCTGGCCACCCACCTGACGGAAACGATCCGCGGCCATGCCTTCGAGCTGCTCGGCCGCCAGGAAGTGAAAGCCCTCATCGACTATGTCGCGGAAACGCATCCCAAGCTGATTGAAGAACTTGTACCGAAGACCCTCTCCATCGGCGAGATCCAGAAAGTGCTGCAGAACCTGCTGCGCGAGAAAGTCTCGGTTCGCGACCTGGTCACGATTTTCGAGACGCTTGCGGATTACGGAACCCAGACCAAGGATCACGTCACGCTCACGGAAGTCACCCGCGGCGCGCTGAACCGGTCGATCACCAAAGGACTTGCGAACGACAGCGGCGAACTGCCCGTGATTACGCTGGCGCCGCACTGGGAAGAACGGTTGAACAAGGCGGTCATCCGCAATGATGCCGGGACGTACCTGGCCGTGGATGCCAACACGTTCGAACAGCTGGTGAGAATCCTGACCGAGGCCTGCCAGAAAACGATGTCGTCGCAATGGACCTTGTTGTGCTCCAGCGGACTGCGATTCCACATGCGGAAGCTGATCGAGCGGTTCATGCCGCAGCTCTCGGTGATTTCGCCGAACGACATTCCGCCG
- a CDS encoding phosphate-starvation-inducible PsiE family protein yields the protein MAEDRHAGNSRSKSWPLRAAHLLGMSESAVLVLIGIALVLIAVSLLYSGVYDLSQAVLLGPPGIEDHAIEILNVVLLVMMTMEIVYTVAVSLESHILRAEPFLIIGIIAGIRRMLVITATSTKQEGNPAQFHNMLVELGLIAATVVALAVAIWILRYSSFHFDRPIKSEAD from the coding sequence ATGGCTGAAGACAGGCACGCCGGTAATTCGCGATCCAAATCGTGGCCCTTGCGGGCGGCTCATCTACTTGGCATGTCGGAGAGCGCTGTACTGGTGCTGATCGGCATCGCGTTAGTCCTGATTGCCGTATCGCTTCTTTATTCCGGCGTTTATGACCTCAGCCAGGCTGTGCTGCTGGGGCCGCCGGGAATCGAAGACCATGCGATCGAGATTCTCAATGTCGTGCTTCTGGTGATGATGACGATGGAGATTGTCTATACAGTCGCGGTGTCGCTGGAATCTCACATTCTCAGGGCTGAACCGTTCCTTATTATAGGTATCATCGCCGGCATCCGGCGGATGCTGGTCATTACGGCGACATCGACGAAACAGGAAGGCAACCCCGCCCAATTCCACAATATGCTCGTCGAGCTCGGACTCATTGCCGCAACGGTTGTTGCACTTGCCGTGGCGATCTGGATTCTTCGTTACAGCTCCTTTCATTTCGACAGGCCCATAAAATCCGAAGCCGATTAG
- a CDS encoding ADOP family duplicated permease: protein MNWFWQRRREVEVEIAAHIAERTDELMESGLLRDEALRQARREFGNISLITESSREVWGWTWLDQLRQDLRYAFVTLTRNPGYAAGAIVSLALGIGAATAVFSAVEGLVLNPYPYTGADRLVVMSQAEGAGPSMRTFLTGDQAHLLRQARSLDAVILWETSWVWTKNEGIPDMVQAGKLSQNVFRMLGVPPLVGRTFTDDSSLEASPTSDSAPVVVLSYRYWQTHYAGASNVIGRTLQVDDQPYTIIGVMPERFRFSNVAFYIPYPSNNGQRSTLTLLRLRPGVSTAAATAELQALVQQQQFDPAKSRGGRRDVRVSLTTLRDYEAGNLHNMLGILLGAVTLLFVIGCANVSILLIGRGIQRRYELAVRRAVGASQRRILQQLLTESLVLSMTGGVFGVAVAYGLLAVIIAWVPPGLIPWEMAITIDIRVLVFAAVVAVLAGLAAGLSPALALSRSKLSGVGGRSEVGRRGTARTHRLLTLVQCAATVVLLAAAGAALRTLVELTTAPLGYNPQNVAVFTGTLRGSVGTQEMADYAERLRSAAVSVPGVESAALLGPQPPPPVVPRRSLIEIPGVSNADQEVVTEEVSREYFPTIQVPIRAGRIWTDTEDRRRAYVGLINETLARRYWPNGNPIGQRVRLAVLAKNWDGSTKSPANDQIEIVGVIGDVRNDGLRRPVLPEVYVPYSLRALGAVLLLVRTSGAPEGIAEELKRKVAEINADQPLMGNSSLEERLWENGWASQQFSAYLFSACAALALALAAVGMYSVVSCAVSLRTREFALRMALGASNARILREIFTSAMMTIALGMGVGLALVAILHRPIAAWTESSLWSPVSLTSSMIALAVVGCGAVLIPAWRAATMDPMRILRTGE from the coding sequence ATGAATTGGTTTTGGCAAAGACGGCGCGAAGTTGAGGTGGAGATTGCTGCACACATCGCCGAGCGGACCGACGAATTGATGGAGTCGGGCCTGCTGCGGGACGAAGCGTTGCGGCAGGCACGCCGCGAGTTCGGGAATATCTCGCTCATAACAGAGTCCAGCCGTGAGGTTTGGGGATGGACATGGCTGGACCAACTGCGGCAGGACCTGCGCTATGCGTTCGTAACGCTGACGAGGAATCCCGGCTATGCCGCCGGAGCGATTGTGTCTCTTGCGCTCGGTATTGGTGCGGCGACGGCTGTATTCAGTGCGGTCGAAGGTCTCGTTTTGAATCCCTATCCATATACCGGCGCAGACCGTTTAGTTGTCATGTCGCAAGCAGAGGGAGCCGGGCCGTCCATGCGCACCTTTCTCACAGGCGACCAGGCTCATTTATTGAGACAAGCGCGATCGCTGGATGCCGTCATCTTATGGGAGACGTCCTGGGTGTGGACGAAAAATGAAGGCATACCCGACATGGTTCAAGCAGGAAAGCTTTCGCAGAACGTGTTTCGAATGCTGGGCGTGCCACCGCTCGTCGGGCGTACATTCACGGACGACTCGTCTCTTGAGGCTTCGCCGACAAGCGATTCGGCACCCGTCGTGGTCTTGAGCTATCGCTATTGGCAAACGCACTATGCCGGCGCGTCCAATGTAATCGGCCGTACCCTTCAGGTGGACGACCAGCCGTACACCATCATCGGCGTCATGCCCGAGCGATTCAGATTCAGTAATGTTGCTTTCTATATACCGTATCCCTCCAACAATGGCCAGCGTTCGACCCTGACCCTGCTACGCCTTCGGCCTGGTGTATCGACAGCGGCGGCGACTGCGGAGTTGCAGGCGTTGGTTCAACAACAACAGTTTGATCCCGCCAAGAGCAGAGGCGGCCGGCGGGACGTGAGGGTGAGCCTGACGACGTTGCGCGATTATGAAGCAGGCAACCTGCACAACATGCTGGGAATTCTGTTAGGTGCGGTGACATTGCTGTTCGTGATTGGCTGCGCCAACGTATCGATTCTCCTCATCGGGCGGGGAATTCAGCGGCGATACGAATTGGCGGTGCGGCGCGCCGTCGGCGCCTCGCAGAGACGGATTCTGCAGCAATTGCTCACGGAGTCCCTCGTATTGTCGATGACCGGTGGCGTCTTTGGCGTCGCCGTCGCGTATGGGTTGCTCGCTGTGATCATCGCGTGGGTTCCCCCTGGTCTCATTCCCTGGGAGATGGCTATCACCATCGACATTCGTGTTCTGGTGTTCGCCGCTGTGGTTGCGGTGCTTGCTGGATTAGCAGCAGGGCTATCACCAGCGTTGGCCCTATCACGTTCGAAGCTGAGTGGTGTGGGCGGCCGAAGCGAGGTTGGTAGGAGGGGCACGGCACGCACTCATCGTCTCCTGACACTGGTCCAATGTGCGGCAACTGTCGTTCTGCTGGCCGCTGCCGGAGCTGCGCTGAGGACGCTTGTCGAGCTCACGACTGCGCCGCTTGGCTACAACCCTCAAAACGTTGCCGTGTTTACCGGGACGCTTCGCGGATCAGTTGGAACGCAAGAAATGGCGGACTATGCGGAGCGGCTCAGGAGTGCGGCTGTCAGCGTGCCAGGTGTTGAGTCTGCCGCTCTTCTTGGGCCTCAACCGCCGCCGCCTGTCGTGCCAAGGCGAAGCCTCATCGAGATTCCTGGCGTCTCGAACGCCGACCAGGAGGTCGTAACCGAGGAAGTTAGCCGAGAATATTTCCCGACGATCCAAGTGCCGATTCGCGCCGGGCGAATCTGGACGGACACGGAGGACCGTCGTCGCGCGTACGTCGGCCTGATCAATGAGACGTTGGCACGGCGATATTGGCCGAATGGCAATCCGATAGGACAACGAGTACGGCTCGCCGTCTTGGCTAAGAACTGGGATGGATCGACGAAGTCGCCTGCCAACGATCAGATTGAGATTGTCGGTGTCATCGGTGATGTACGCAACGATGGTCTCAGAAGACCGGTGTTGCCAGAGGTTTATGTGCCTTACTCGTTACGGGCGTTAGGTGCCGTCTTGCTCCTCGTCCGAACGTCTGGAGCGCCCGAAGGAATTGCCGAGGAACTGAAACGGAAGGTTGCAGAAATAAATGCTGACCAACCTCTTATGGGTAACTCGAGTCTCGAAGAAAGGCTTTGGGAAAATGGGTGGGCTAGTCAGCAGTTCTCCGCATATCTGTTCTCGGCGTGTGCGGCGTTGGCTCTCGCTCTCGCCGCTGTCGGCATGTACAGTGTCGTTTCATGTGCCGTTTCACTGCGCACGCGAGAGTTTGCGCTGCGCATGGCATTGGGCGCATCAAATGCGCGTATTCTCCGTGAGATCTTTACATCCGCAATGATGACAATTGCGCTGGGAATGGGCGTTGGGTTGGCGCTCGTCGCGATACTCCATCGTCCAATCGCTGCCTGGACGGAGAGCAGCCTGTGGAGTCCCGTTTCGCTGACATCTTCAATGATCGCGCTGGCTGTGGTCGGCTGTGGTGCGGTGCTGATTCCAGCGTGGCGCGCCGCGACCATGGATCCCATGCGCATTCTACGTACCGGCGAGTGA
- a CDS encoding PadR family transcriptional regulator, with translation MSDSERDLFPGALEMMVLQILRRGPSHGYALVQSIKQLSGDLLQVEEGSLYPALQRMLKAKAVAAEWGLSAHNRRVRIYKITALGRKHLESETSSFERMLEGIARVMKPVRS, from the coding sequence ATGAGTGATTCCGAACGCGATCTTTTCCCCGGCGCGTTGGAGATGATGGTCCTTCAGATTCTTCGACGCGGCCCGTCTCACGGTTACGCACTGGTGCAGAGCATCAAGCAACTGTCCGGCGATCTGCTTCAGGTCGAAGAAGGTTCCCTGTATCCGGCGCTCCAGCGGATGCTCAAGGCTAAGGCAGTTGCTGCGGAATGGGGGCTGTCTGCACACAACCGCCGTGTTCGCATTTACAAAATCACGGCTTTGGGCAGAAAACACCTTGAAAGCGAGACATCAAGCTTCGAGCGGATGCTTGAAGGCATAGCACGAGTCATGAAGCCGGTAAGGTCATGA
- a CDS encoding M56 family metallopeptidase, translated as MMTPISILLKASILFLAAGLLQALWGRRMSAATRHLVWTLAAAGFLLVPVFSFVLPPWTIVTTAPENLIESPGIVAGQPHSPFDSVQIAEPLNISMEQRSLQANPAGFPWFRAFELVYASVAFVLLLRLIAEFFSAGRLMRGAGEVHDPEWERLLLECCQRMRAGRRIKLWRSHEQIMPAAFGILGGAIVIPAIADTWSEDRRRAVLLHEIAHVVRNDCLTQVLAAVVCSVYWVHPGAWWIARRLRVERELASDDRVLSLGTDEPRKYAGHLLDIAYSLQSGRQTALVVSMAGSGQLEKRLLAVLDGARNRTLPALRSHLLALGILFALLIPIAAATTAARQPAAPGSPVKLPGRSTFGLAVAGLVQAVSPESADAVGVWEVRPTGQARILHLQLREGGSSYSTTIDLDHTPELPAGFPGVGGPVHFDMRRDAGTFAVEGVIRNGVGAGTYTFAASATFPDELAKRGFERPGLVEQRLLARTDIGFAFLDELVAQHYARPAHLVELVQAARQGISLSYLRELGRLGYNGGTLGNLLNLSRHGVSPDFIRDLAAAGLPKLSIEDLLRARNSGVDGEYIRALASLGYAKLPLDELVQLRHHGVDADYARDLAAQGYPKLPVDTLIQLRNHGVDAEYSRELASAGYSNLTLDRLIELRNHGIDADYARELGALGYAKLPLDTLTELRNHGVDPDYVREMQSLGYTGIKIDDFVRMRNSGISPDQVRSANARAGSRLSVDNLVALASRGWR; from the coding sequence ATGATGACACCGATTTCCATCCTTCTTAAGGCCTCGATTCTTTTTCTTGCCGCCGGGCTGCTTCAGGCATTGTGGGGCCGCCGGATGTCCGCGGCGACGCGTCATCTGGTCTGGACACTGGCCGCCGCCGGGTTCCTGCTGGTTCCTGTGTTTTCATTTGTGCTGCCGCCCTGGACCATCGTGACGACGGCGCCCGAAAACCTTATCGAATCTCCGGGCATCGTTGCGGGCCAACCACATTCCCCGTTCGATTCTGTCCAGATCGCAGAGCCGTTGAACATTTCAATGGAGCAACGCTCGTTGCAGGCGAATCCGGCAGGCTTCCCCTGGTTCCGCGCTTTCGAACTTGTTTACGCAAGCGTGGCATTTGTTCTGCTGCTTCGTCTGATTGCCGAATTCTTTTCGGCAGGGCGGCTGATGCGTGGCGCAGGCGAAGTCCATGATCCGGAATGGGAGCGCCTGCTGCTGGAGTGTTGTCAACGAATGCGCGCCGGGCGAAGGATCAAACTATGGCGCAGCCACGAGCAGATCATGCCGGCTGCATTCGGAATTCTGGGCGGTGCGATCGTGATTCCGGCGATCGCGGATACCTGGTCAGAGGATCGCCGCAGGGCCGTACTACTCCACGAGATAGCGCATGTGGTGCGGAATGATTGTTTGACTCAGGTTCTGGCGGCCGTGGTGTGTTCGGTTTATTGGGTCCATCCGGGTGCCTGGTGGATTGCACGCCGTCTCCGGGTCGAGCGCGAGCTGGCAAGTGATGATCGTGTGCTTTCTCTTGGAACCGATGAACCGCGCAAGTATGCCGGCCATCTGCTGGACATCGCTTATTCGCTCCAGAGCGGCCGGCAAACCGCGCTTGTCGTGAGCATGGCGGGTTCGGGGCAGCTTGAAAAGCGCCTGCTGGCAGTGCTCGACGGCGCTCGCAACCGTACACTGCCTGCGCTGCGCAGTCATCTTCTGGCCCTCGGAATCCTATTTGCATTACTGATCCCGATTGCCGCAGCGACAACAGCCGCCCGGCAGCCTGCGGCGCCAGGCTCGCCCGTCAAGTTGCCGGGGCGTTCAACCTTCGGGCTCGCGGTAGCCGGCCTTGTGCAAGCCGTATCGCCGGAATCCGCGGACGCCGTTGGTGTATGGGAAGTTCGTCCCACAGGTCAGGCGCGAATCCTGCATCTCCAACTGAGAGAAGGCGGCAGTTCTTATTCAACCACCATCGACCTCGACCACACGCCGGAGCTTCCGGCAGGATTCCCCGGTGTTGGAGGTCCCGTGCATTTCGATATGCGGCGCGACGCCGGGACATTTGCCGTCGAGGGGGTTATCCGAAACGGCGTTGGCGCCGGGACATATACCTTTGCAGCCAGCGCGACGTTTCCTGACGAACTCGCCAAGCGGGGTTTCGAGCGGCCAGGCCTGGTCGAGCAGCGTCTGCTCGCACGCACGGATATCGGCTTCGCCTTCCTGGATGAGCTTGTTGCTCAGCATTATGCTCGCCCGGCGCATCTCGTCGAACTTGTTCAGGCCGCGCGCCAAGGCATCAGCCTTTCATATCTTCGCGAGCTGGGCCGGTTGGGATATAACGGCGGAACACTCGGCAATCTACTCAACCTGTCGCGGCACGGCGTCTCGCCCGATTTCATTCGCGATCTCGCGGCTGCAGGCCTGCCGAAGCTTTCTATTGAAGATCTCCTTCGCGCCCGGAATTCCGGCGTCGATGGAGAATACATTCGTGCCCTGGCAAGCTTGGGTTACGCGAAGCTGCCTCTGGATGAACTGGTCCAGCTCCGTCACCATGGCGTGGATGCGGACTACGCACGTGACCTTGCGGCGCAGGGCTATCCGAAGCTTCCCGTCGACACACTCATCCAGCTTCGCAATCATGGCGTCGACGCCGAATACAGCCGGGAACTTGCCTCCGCCGGATACTCGAACCTGACTCTCGACAGACTGATCGAACTTCGGAACCACGGCATCGATGCGGATTACGCACGCGAACTCGGCGCACTTGGATATGCAAAACTGCCGCTCGACACCTTGACCGAGCTTCGCAATCACGGCGTCGATCCGGATTACGTGCGGGAGATGCAAAGTCTCGGTTACACAGGCATCAAAATCGACGATTTCGTGAGAATGCGCAACTCGGGGATATCGCCGGATCAGGTTCGCAGCGCGAACGCCCGTGCCGGCAGCCGCTTATCTGTGGACAATCTCGTGGCCCTGGCCTCAAGGGGCTGGCGATAG
- a CDS encoding BlaI/MecI/CopY family transcriptional regulator yields MPRLRRIHLTRRESQIMEILHRRRRAAVEEIRAELPDAPSPSSVRKLLEIMIERGLLAREYDGPRFMYFPSTAPEDAGRSALKDLVRTFFDNSPSSAMAALLDATSGAAISDEEYKRLSALLKQSRKHGDK; encoded by the coding sequence ATGCCGAGACTCAGACGAATTCATCTCACACGGCGCGAGAGCCAGATCATGGAGATTCTTCATCGCCGCCGCCGGGCGGCGGTCGAGGAGATCCGGGCGGAATTGCCGGACGCGCCGAGTCCATCGAGCGTACGCAAGCTGCTCGAGATCATGATCGAGCGCGGACTGCTGGCCAGAGAATACGATGGTCCGCGGTTCATGTACTTCCCCTCGACTGCTCCTGAAGACGCAGGCCGTTCCGCTTTGAAGGATCTGGTACGGACATTTTTCGACAATTCGCCAAGCTCGGCCATGGCCGCCCTGCTCGATGCGACGTCCGGCGCCGCCATATCGGACGAAGAATACAAACGTCTCAGCGCCTTGTTGAAGCAATCCCGCAAACACGGAGACAAATGA